One genomic segment of Sphingorhabdus sp. M41 includes these proteins:
- a CDS encoding outer membrane beta-barrel protein, with protein MNYSRFKHGCGVSLLCLMAGISYQAQAQPETQAPPLEEDSEPAQTVASDAISFDAELDMAFGYLDNIFATQNDEVDDLIGIARPRLDVLAKGENYQISVTGRGEIGRYESNSAEDYDDWQIGLNSRARLSSELTIVGGGDYRWDHENRSSPEDVNGLNPTEYQRGYGFAGLLWNKGDISARIAGTITDLNFSDIPSTFGTINNDDRDRVHYELGGRFGYELSSGTDIFVQAAYDERRYDDDFDDFGFARSSDGYSAALGLRHKFSPQLSAEIYAGILEQNYDSPLLRDVSTVDFGALLDWRDPTGISATVRVDRTVEETTLPGASAYILTSGQFSLRAINTPRLTSGFIIQGSHYDYFGASRSEFVTSTGLWARYWLDKRIYLGADYDFAQRTSNRAGFDYDENRLFLRIGAQLEPRKNWDAASQFSLSGKSGPGGGYGALLFSHGTMTTGLDGPRGNGGSNTADFGDDGAAAVAAAGYGFVTGPIYLGLEVEGQLAGPEWNHNASRVFSLEKKDSFGASLRLGYVNAGSDLVYGRFGVVSSRFRTIYDHPGSSADISERETGVGFGLGMEAGFGSRGFVRGEYSLASYGDYDVPTGQGEFDNFSNSENQFRLGIGFRLGATPESDQPAHDFSGAYAGVQFGHGSVISQNFGFRSGGVPIDISRSSAGPVFGLLAGGGIVWEKFYLGAEIDADISNIDWNIDRDPSGRIFSTEHEYSYGSSARLGYQISDSALLYGRIGVVRTKFDTQFSTSNISVREKNWKTGTRFGGGVELGLSSSARLRVDYTHTDYGAFDIEADQSVDRFDNSENLFRIALAFKL; from the coding sequence ATGAACTATTCACGATTCAAACATGGTTGCGGTGTGTCCCTGCTCTGCCTGATGGCCGGTATAAGCTATCAGGCTCAGGCCCAGCCCGAAACGCAGGCACCTCCTCTGGAAGAGGATAGCGAGCCAGCGCAAACGGTTGCTTCCGATGCGATAAGCTTTGATGCCGAGCTTGATATGGCGTTTGGCTATCTCGACAATATTTTTGCCACGCAAAATGACGAGGTCGATGATCTTATTGGTATAGCGCGGCCCCGGCTTGACGTTCTGGCCAAGGGTGAAAATTACCAAATTTCCGTCACCGGCCGCGGTGAAATCGGGCGCTATGAAAGCAACAGCGCAGAAGATTATGATGATTGGCAGATCGGCCTGAACAGCCGCGCGCGCCTGTCATCCGAACTGACTATAGTTGGCGGCGGAGACTATCGCTGGGATCATGAAAACCGGTCGTCTCCCGAAGATGTCAACGGCCTGAACCCGACCGAATATCAGCGCGGCTATGGTTTTGCGGGGCTGCTCTGGAACAAGGGCGATATATCGGCCCGCATCGCGGGAACCATTACCGATCTCAATTTCTCCGACATCCCGTCCACATTCGGTACGATCAACAATGATGACCGTGACCGGGTCCACTATGAGCTGGGCGGGCGGTTCGGCTATGAACTGTCCTCGGGGACGGATATTTTCGTTCAGGCCGCTTATGACGAGCGGCGCTATGATGATGATTTTGACGATTTTGGATTTGCGAGAAGCAGCGATGGCTATTCGGCGGCGCTTGGTCTCCGTCACAAATTTTCTCCACAATTGAGCGCCGAAATATACGCCGGTATATTGGAACAAAATTATGACAGCCCTTTGCTGCGTGATGTCAGTACGGTTGATTTTGGCGCGCTGCTCGACTGGCGGGATCCGACCGGGATATCCGCTACCGTCCGTGTTGATCGCACGGTCGAGGAGACGACCCTGCCAGGTGCTTCCGCCTATATTCTGACCAGTGGCCAATTTTCCTTGCGCGCGATCAATACGCCGCGGTTAACCTCGGGCTTCATCATCCAGGGTTCGCATTATGATTATTTCGGCGCATCACGATCCGAATTTGTCACGTCCACCGGACTGTGGGCGCGCTACTGGCTCGACAAACGGATTTATCTGGGTGCCGACTATGACTTTGCCCAAAGGACATCCAATCGGGCCGGTTTCGATTATGATGAAAACCGGCTGTTCCTGAGGATTGGCGCGCAGTTGGAACCGCGCAAGAATTGGGACGCCGCAAGCCAATTCTCCTTATCGGGTAAATCCGGTCCGGGCGGCGGCTACGGCGCATTGTTGTTCAGTCACGGCACCATGACCACTGGTCTCGACGGGCCGCGGGGAAATGGCGGCAGCAACACTGCGGATTTCGGTGATGATGGCGCTGCGGCTGTTGCAGCAGCCGGCTATGGATTTGTCACCGGACCAATTTATCTGGGGCTGGAAGTGGAAGGCCAACTGGCCGGACCGGAATGGAATCACAACGCCAGCCGCGTGTTTTCGTTGGAAAAGAAAGACAGTTTTGGAGCAAGCCTCCGCCTTGGCTATGTCAATGCAGGTTCCGACCTTGTCTATGGCCGTTTTGGCGTTGTTTCGAGCCGGTTCCGGACCATCTATGATCATCCGGGCAGCTCTGCCGATATCAGCGAACGGGAGACCGGTGTCGGGTTCGGACTGGGCATGGAAGCCGGCTTTGGATCGCGCGGTTTTGTTCGCGGGGAATATTCTCTGGCCTCATATGGTGACTATGATGTGCCCACAGGCCAGGGCGAGTTCGACAATTTTTCCAACAGCGAAAATCAGTTTCGCCTGGGCATCGGTTTTCGCCTTGGTGCCACGCCGGAATCCGATCAGCCCGCTCATGATTTTTCCGGAGCCTATGCCGGCGTCCAGTTTGGCCACGGATCGGTGATCAGCCAGAATTTCGGATTTCGGTCCGGCGGCGTACCGATCGACATCTCGCGCAGCAGCGCCGGGCCGGTTTTCGGCCTGCTGGCCGGCGGGGGAATTGTCTGGGAAAAATTCTACCTTGGCGCGGAGATTGACGCAGATATATCCAATATCGACTGGAATATTGACCGGGACCCCTCGGGCAGAATTTTCTCAACCGAGCATGAATATTCCTACGGAAGCAGCGCAAGACTGGGTTACCAGATCAGCGATTCAGCACTGCTATATGGGCGAATTGGTGTCGTCCGCACCAAGTTCGACACACAGTTTTCCACCAGCAATATTTCTGTCCGCGAGAAAAACTGGAAAACCGGCACCCGCTTTGGCGGAGGGGTGGAGTTGGGGCTCAGTTCGAGCGCCCGATTGCGAGTTGATTACACCCATACCGACTATGGCGCTTTCGACATCGAGGCTGATCAGTCGGTCGACAGATTCGACAATAGCGAGAATCTTTTCCGCATCGCCCTGGCGTTCAAACTGTGA
- a CDS encoding CC0125/CC1285 family lipoprotein, translating to MFLPTDLKKLAAKGSALMLTLMLFACMTATPYQPNISGQKIAGGYSETRLGENRYLVSFEGNTLTSQDRVESYLLYRAAELTIQNGDQWFKLLDHTTEADRRTYVDRYPRISRYGPYYDYWRPHWSYYAGSDWVIWHPYGTSRFWSYDVDIRTVEKFKAQAEIKMGKGKMPTNGDRVFDARTVINDLGPTIERPEDD from the coding sequence ATGTTTTTACCAACAGATTTGAAAAAATTGGCGGCAAAGGGCTCCGCGTTGATGCTGACGCTCATGCTGTTCGCCTGCATGACCGCGACTCCCTATCAGCCCAATATTTCCGGTCAGAAAATAGCTGGCGGATATTCGGAAACCCGCCTCGGCGAGAATCGCTACCTGGTCAGCTTTGAAGGCAACACGCTGACCTCGCAAGACCGGGTGGAGAGCTATCTGCTCTATCGCGCAGCGGAATTGACCATCCAGAATGGCGATCAATGGTTCAAGCTGCTCGACCATACCACGGAAGCTGACCGGCGAACTTATGTCGACCGCTATCCGCGGATCAGCAGATATGGGCCTTATTATGATTATTGGCGCCCCCACTGGAGCTATTATGCCGGCAGTGACTGGGTGATCTGGCATCCTTATGGCACCAGCCGCTTCTGGTCCTACGACGTTGACATACGCACGGTCGAGAAATTCAAGGCACAGGCCGAGATCAAGATGGGCAAAGGGAAAATGCCGACAAACGGCGACCGGGTATTTGATGCACGCACCGTCATCAACGATCTGGGACCAACAATCGAACGGCCGGAAGACGATTGA
- the ssb gene encoding single-stranded DNA-binding protein has product MAGGINKVIIVGNLGKDPEVRTFANGGKVCNFSVATSESWKDKQTGERKEKTEWHNISIYNEGLAGVAEKYLRKGSKVYLEGKLQTRKWQDQSGNDRYSTDVVLQGFDAKMEMLDSKPGGGGQGGGSNDGWGGGAPSGGGSGGGSGGGWGQTGGGPGGGQGGGAFDSDLDDDVPF; this is encoded by the coding sequence ATGGCCGGCGGCATCAACAAAGTCATCATCGTAGGCAATCTGGGCAAGGATCCGGAAGTGCGTACTTTTGCAAACGGCGGAAAAGTCTGCAATTTCAGCGTCGCGACATCGGAAAGCTGGAAAGACAAGCAAACCGGCGAGCGCAAGGAAAAGACCGAGTGGCACAATATCTCGATCTATAACGAAGGCCTGGCCGGCGTTGCCGAAAAATATCTGCGCAAGGGCAGCAAGGTCTATCTCGAAGGCAAGCTGCAAACCCGCAAATGGCAGGACCAGTCCGGCAATGACCGCTATTCGACCGACGTCGTGTTGCAGGGTTTCGACGCGAAAATGGAAATGCTCGACAGCAAGCCCGGCGGCGGCGGTCAGGGCGGCGGCTCCAATGACGGCTGGGGCGGCGGCGCGCCTTCGGGTGGCGGCTCTGGCGGTGGTTCCGGCGGCGGCTGGGGCCAGACCGGTGGCGGTCCCGGCGGCGGTCAGGGAGGCGGCGCCTTTGACAGCGATCTGGACGACGATGTTCCGTTCTAG
- the feoB gene encoding ferrous iron transporter B gives MTEAAPLIVLAGNPNSGKSALFNALTGARQKIANYPGVTVERKSGHFTFADGRPAELVDLPGSYSLDPTSPDEEVTRGVIMGLQKGERKPDTIILVLDAANLDNHLRFALEVIALGHPVVVALNMMDLAERDGLILDPARLEAALGVPVIPTVAVRRRGLEELSAAVESRLKLKQDGVGPIVAQDRDHGLRQQAKLIANQAIVSETAGRRWSERADRLFLHPFAGPFILFAVLFIMFQAVFAWSEAPIGWIEGASEWVAAAVESNLSPGFLRDFIIEGAIAGVGSVVVFLPQILILFLFILLLEASGYMTRAAFIMDRLMASVGLSGRSFIPLLSSFACAIPGIMATRSISDPRDRLTTILVAPLMTCAARLPVYAIIIGAFIPPTTVGPGIGLQGLVLFGLYVFGIVGAMIVALVLRSTVTKGPNSGFLMEMPKYQLPSVRDILIGLWQRAWIFLRRAGTIIFAATVVLWLLLTFPKVPEDSGMSQVDYSVAGRIANVIAPVVKPIGFNRDIALALIPAMAAREVAVAALATTYAIDASDEEAEAKSLTERLQSKWSLPTALAFLAWFVFAPQCISTIAVTKRETNGWKWPMFMLAYLFALAYVAAGITYWSAVALGL, from the coding sequence ATGACCGAAGCTGCTCCCCTCATTGTCCTCGCGGGCAACCCCAATTCGGGCAAAAGCGCCCTGTTCAACGCACTGACCGGCGCGCGGCAAAAGATTGCCAATTATCCCGGCGTGACGGTCGAGCGCAAATCCGGTCATTTCACGTTCGCCGACGGACGCCCCGCCGAACTGGTGGATTTGCCCGGCAGCTACAGCCTCGATCCGACCAGTCCCGACGAAGAAGTGACGCGCGGCGTCATCATGGGATTGCAGAAAGGCGAGCGCAAGCCCGACACTATCATCCTGGTTCTGGATGCCGCCAATCTCGACAATCACTTGCGCTTTGCGCTCGAGGTGATTGCGCTCGGCCATCCGGTCGTCGTGGCGCTCAACATGATGGATCTGGCAGAGCGGGACGGGCTGATACTCGACCCGGCGAGGCTCGAGGCAGCCCTCGGCGTGCCAGTGATTCCGACCGTGGCCGTGCGGCGGCGCGGTCTGGAAGAATTATCTGCTGCTGTGGAAAGCCGTCTCAAGCTCAAGCAGGACGGCGTCGGACCGATCGTCGCGCAGGATCGTGATCACGGTTTGCGGCAGCAGGCCAAGCTGATTGCCAATCAGGCGATTGTTTCGGAAACCGCCGGACGACGTTGGTCGGAGCGGGCCGATCGGCTCTTTTTGCATCCATTCGCCGGACCCTTCATATTGTTCGCGGTCCTGTTCATCATGTTTCAGGCGGTCTTCGCCTGGTCCGAAGCACCCATTGGCTGGATTGAAGGCGCCAGCGAGTGGGTTGCTGCAGCCGTTGAATCGAATTTGTCTCCGGGCTTCCTGCGCGACTTCATCATCGAAGGCGCCATTGCCGGTGTCGGTTCGGTGGTCGTGTTCCTGCCGCAGATCCTGATCCTGTTCCTGTTCATCCTGCTGCTCGAAGCCAGCGGCTATATGACCCGCGCCGCCTTCATCATGGATCGCCTGATGGCCAGCGTCGGCCTGTCGGGCCGCAGCTTCATTCCGCTGCTGTCGTCCTTTGCCTGCGCCATTCCCGGCATCATGGCGACGCGCAGCATTTCCGATCCGAGAGATCGGTTGACCACCATATTGGTTGCTCCCCTGATGACCTGCGCGGCGCGTCTGCCCGTCTATGCGATCATAATCGGCGCATTCATTCCGCCGACCACCGTCGGACCCGGCATTGGTCTGCAGGGGCTGGTGCTGTTCGGGCTTTACGTATTCGGCATTGTCGGTGCCATGATCGTCGCTCTGGTGCTGCGGTCGACGGTAACCAAGGGGCCGAATAGCGGCTTCCTGATGGAAATGCCGAAATATCAGCTGCCAAGCGTGCGCGACATATTGATCGGCCTGTGGCAGCGCGCCTGGATTTTCCTGCGCCGTGCCGGAACGATCATCTTCGCCGCTACTGTGGTGCTGTGGCTGTTGCTCACTTTCCCGAAAGTGCCCGAAGACAGCGGAATGAGCCAGGTTGACTATAGCGTCGCCGGACGGATCGCCAATGTCATCGCGCCCGTCGTCAAGCCAATCGGCTTCAATCGCGATATCGCGCTCGCCCTGATCCCGGCCATGGCGGCACGGGAAGTGGCGGTGGCAGCGCTCGCCACGACCTATGCTATCGATGCATCGGATGAGGAAGCAGAGGCCAAATCGCTGACCGAGCGGCTGCAAAGCAAATGGTCATTGCCCACGGCGCTGGCCTTTCTCGCCTGGTTTGTCTTTGCCCCGCAATGCATCTCGACCATTGCCGTGACCAAGCGCGAAACCAACGGCTGGAAATGGCCGATGTTCATGCTCGCCTATCTTTTTGCGCTCGCCTATGTCGCGGCCGGTATTACATATTGGAGTGCCGTCGCCCTCGGTCTATAG